Genomic window (Pseudothauera hydrothermalis):
CGAGCCGCGAAGAACTGCTCGCCCGCTTGCTGGGCGTCATGCAGGCCCCGGTGTCGGGCTTTGCCCGTGCGCTGGCCGCACTCGCCAAGCAGCGCGAGGAACAAGGCGCGGCAGCCTGAGCGCTGTGTACGACTGTTTTCAGATAAGTTTCGATTTTGGAGTGATTTGAAATGGCAATCAGCAAAGAAGACATCCTCGAAGCCGTTGGCGCGATGACCGTGATGGAGCTCAATGAGCTGGTCAAGGCTTTCGAAGAGAAGTTCGGCGTGTCTGCCGCCGCCATGGCCGTGGCCGCCCCGGGCGCCGCCGCTGCCGCGCCGGCTGCCGAAGAGAAGACCGAGTTTGACGTGATCCTGGCTGCGGCCGGCGACAAGAAGGTCGAGGTCATCAAGGTGGTCCGTGCCGCTACCGGTCTGGGTCTGAAGGAAGCCAAGGATTTGGTCGACGGTGCGCCGAAGGCTGTGAAGGAAGGCATTGCCAAGGCCGACGCCGAAGCGCTGAAGAAGCAGTTGGAAGACGCCGGCGCGAAGGTCGAGATCAAGTAATCTTGCCTTCGCCCCAGGGGGCTGGCGCTCTGCTGAGCGTCGGCCCTTTCGTGCTTTCTGTTCGCAGGAAGCCAGAATACAGCGTCCCGGCGGTTGTCGGGGTTCGTTCCAGCCTTTACGGGGCGCTGTCTTCTGTAGTTGTTTTATGCACGTTGTTTGTCCGACGTCTGACCTCTACCCGGAGCATCCATGGCGTATTCCTACACCGAAAAGAAGCGTATCCGCAAGAGCTTCGCCAAGCGCAAGGCCGTGCTGGATGTGCCTTTCCTGCTCGCTACCCAGATCGAGTCGTTCGCGGCCTTCTTGCAGGCTGACACGCCACCGGAGTTGCGCGTGAATCAGGGTCTGCAGGCCGCGTTCACGTCGATTTTCCCGATCTCCAGTCACAGCGGCAACGCCCGGCTCGAGTTCGTCCAGTACATGCTCGGCGAACCGCCGTTCGACGTGAAGGAGTGTCAGCAACGCGGCTTGACCTTTGCCTCGCCGCTGCGCGCGCGTGTGCGCCTGGTCATCATGGACCGCGATGCGCCCAAGGAGACCATCAAGGAGGTCAAAGAGCAGGAGGTGTACATGGGCGAAATCCCGCTCATGACCAACACCGGCTCCTTTGTTATCAATGGCACCGAGCGTGTCATCGTCTCCCAATTGCATCGCTCGCCCGGGGTGTTCTTTGAGCATGACCGCGGCAAGACGCATTCGTCGGGCAAGCTGCTGTTTTCCGCGCGCATCATCCCTTACCGTGGCTCCTGGCTCGATTTCGAGTTCGATCCCAAGGATTATCTGTACTTCCGGGTGGACCGTCGGCGCAAGATGCCGGTCACCATCCTGCTGCGCGCAATCGGCATGACGCCGGAGGAGATCCTCGAAACCTTCCACGACTTCGACGATTTCCATTTGTCGGGTGAGTCGGTGTTGTTCTCGGTGGTGCCCGAGCGGCTGCGCGGTGAAGTAGCGCGTTTCGACATCATCGCGCCGGATGGTCGTCTGATCGTGGCGCGCGACAAGCGCATCACCGCCAAGCACATCCGTGAGCTGGATCAAGCCGGGATCAGCCGTCTGGCGGTGCCCGAGGAGTTTCTTCTTGGGCGCATCCTGGCGCGCAATGTCGTCGATCCCGAGACCGGTGAGCTGGTTGCGCGGGCCAACGATGAAATCACCGAAGAGCTCCTCGCCAAGCTGCGTGACGCCGGGGTGCGCGACATCCAGACTTTGTATGTGAACGACCTCGATCGCGGGGCTTATATCTCGCAGACGTTGCGGATCGATGAGACCTCCGACCAGTGGGCGGCGAAGGTCGCCATTTACCGCATGATGCGTCCAGGTGAGCCGCCGACCGAAGAAGCGGTCGAGGCGTTGTTCCACGGGTTGTTCTACTCCGAGGAGCGCTACGACCTGTCTGCCGTGGGTCGGATGAAATTCAATCGCCGCGCCTACCCGGAAAAAATCGACGACAAGGCTCCCGATTGGCTCAAGCGCTTCTACCAGCGGGTGGGCCCGCAAGGCGAAGAGGGCGCAGGCACGCTGTCGAACGATGACATCCTGGCGGTCATCGGGGTGCTGGTCGAGCTGCGCAATGGCCGCGGCGACATCGATGATATCGATCACCTGGGCAACCGCCGGGTGCGTTCGGTGGGCGAGCTGGCCGAAAATCAATTCCGCGCCGGTCTGGTGCGGGTGGAGCGCGCGGTCAAGGAGCGCTTGTCCCAGGCCGAATCGGAAAATCTGATGCCGCATGATCTGATCAACGCCAAACCGATTTCGGCCGCGATCAAGGAGTTCTTTGGCTCTAGCCAGCTCTCCCAGTTCATGGATCAGACCAACCCGCTGTCCGAGATCACCCACAAGCGTCGGGTGTCGGCGCTCGGCCCTGGCGGTCTGACCCGCGAGCGCGCCGGCTTCGAGGTGCGCGACGTGCATCCGACCCACTATGGGCGTGTGTGTCCGATCGAGACGCCGGAAGGCCCGAACATTGGCCTGATCAACTCGTTGGCGGTCTATGCCCGCACCAACCGCTATGGCTTTTTGGAAACGCCGTATCGGAAAGTGATCGATGGCAAGGTCACCGACCAGATCGATTTTCTGTCGGCCATCGAAGAAGGGCAGTACGTGATCGCTCAGGCCAATGCCGAGGTGGCCGAAGACGGCACGCTGGCCGGCGAACTGGTGTCCTGCCGCCACAAGGGTGAATTCACCTTGGCCACGGCCGATCAGGTTCAGTACATGGACGTGGCGCCGGGGCAGATCGTTTCGGTGGCGGCCTCGCTGATTCCCTTCCTGGAACACGACGACGCCAACCGCGCATTGATGGGCGCCAACATGCAGCGCCAGGCGGTGCCTTGCTTGCGTCCGGAAAAGCCACTGGTCGGCACCGGCATCGAGCGCACCGTGGCGGTCGACTCCGGCACCGCGGTGCAGGCGCTACGCGGCGGCGTGGTGGACTATGTAGACGCCAACCGTATCGTGGTGCGGGTCAACGACGATGAAAACGTCGCCGGCCAGGTCGGCGTGGATATCTACAACCTGATCAAATACTCCCGTTCCAACCAAAACACCAATATCAACCAGCGTCCGATCGTCAAAGTTGGCGATGTGATCAGCAAGGGCGACGTGATTGCCGATGGGGCCTCGACCGATCTGGGTGAGTTGGCGCTCGGCCAGAACATGCTGGTGGCGTTCATGCCCTGGAACGGCTACAACTTCGAGGACTCCATCCTGATTTCCGAGCGGGTGGTGGCTGAAGACCGGTTCACCTCGATCCATATCGAAGAGCTGACCGTGGTCGCCCGCGACACCAAGCTCGGACCCGAGGAAATCACCCGCGACATCGCTTCGCTCGGCGAAGCCCAGCTTTCCCGCCTGGATGAATCCGGCATTGTGTATATCGGCGCCGAAGTCGAAGCCGGTGACGTGCTGGTGGGCAAGGTTACGCCCAAGGGCGAAACCCAGCTGACCCCGGAGGAAAAGCTGTTGCGCGCGATCTTCGGCGAAAAGGCGTCCGACGTGAAGGACACCTCGCTGCGGGTACCCGCCGGCATGGTCGGTACCGTGATCGACGTGCAGGTATTTACCCGCGAAGGTATCGAGCGCGACAAGCGTGCCCAGTCGATCATCGATGACATGCTGCGCAGCTTCAAGACCGATCTGGCCGACCAGATGCGCATCGTCGAACGCGACGCCTTTGCCCGTCTGCGCCGTCAACTGGTCGGGCAAAAGGCCAACGGCGGTCCGAAGAAACTCGCCAAAGGCAGCGAGATTACCGACGCTTATCTCGACCAGCTCGAACCCTATCACTGGTTCGACATTCGCGTGGCCGATGAAGAGCTGGCCGCGCAGCTCGAGGCGGTGCGCGAAGGTCTGGAAAAGACTCATAAGGACTTCGATCACGCCTTCGAGATCAAGAAGAAAAAGCTCACCCAAGGCGACGAGTTGCCCCCGGGTGTGCAGAAGATGGTCAAGGTCTACCTCGCGGTCAAACGTCGCCTGCAGCCCGGCGACAAAATGGCCGGCCGCCATGGCAACAAAGGGGTGGTGTCGCGGATCGTACCGGTCGAAGATATGCCGTACATGGAAGACGGCACCCCGGTCGATATCGTGCTCAACCCGCTTGGTGTGCCCTCACGGATGAACATCGGCCAGATTCTGGAGACCCATCTGGGTTGGGCGGCCAAGGGCCTGGGACAGAAAATCGACCGCATGCTGCGCGCCAACGCCGCGGTGCAGGAGGTGCGCAGCCTGTTGGAGCAGATCTACAACGAGAGCGGTACCCCGGAAAACATCGCGGCGCTGGCCGACGACGAAGTGTTTGAGCTGGCCAGCAACCTGACCCAAGGCGTGCCTTTTGCCTCGCCGGTGTTCGATGGTGCCAAGGAAGAAGAGATCAGCAAGATGCTGGCGCTGGCGGGGCTGCCGGAGAGCGGGCAGGTGACGCTCTATGACGGGCGCACTGGCGAACCGTTCGAGCGCAAGGTCACCGTGGGCTACAAGCATGTGCTGAAGCTGCACCACCTGGTCGATGACAAGATGCATGCGCGCTCCACCGGGCCGTACTCCTTGGTGACCCAGCAGCCGCTGGGTGGCAAGGCACAGTTCGGCGGCCAGCGCTTCGGTGAGATGGAAGTCTGGGCGCTGGAAGCCTACGGTGCAGCCTATACGCTGCAGGAAATGCTCACCGTCAAGTCGGACGACGTGACCGGGCGGACCAAGGTGTATGAGAACATCGTCAAGGGCGACCACAAGATCGACGCCGGCATGCCCGAGTCGTTCAACGTGCTGGTGAAGGAAATCCGCTCGCTGGCGATCGACATCGACCTGGACCGCTACTAAGAAACCGGCCGCGGGCCGGCGGCGCGCTGTGGGGCGGACCATCTCCCCCGCGCCCGACCGGCCCGGCCCTACTCCTCGCTGGAGACATTGATGAAGAGCTTGCTCGCTGACCTGTTCAAGCAAACCCTGCCGAACGAGGAAGAGTTCGACGCGATCACGATCGGTCTGGCCTCTCCGGACAAGATCCGCTCGTGGTCTTACGGGGAAGTCAAAAAACCCGAGACCATCAACTACCGTACCTTCAAACCGGAGCGCGACGGCCTGTTCTGCGCCAAGATCTTCGGCCCGGTGAAGGATTACGAGTGCCTGTGCGGCAAATACAAGCGTCTCAAGCACCGCGGCGTGATTTGTGAAAAATGCGGTGTCGAAGTGACCTTGTCCAAAGTGCGCCGCGAACGGATGGGCCACATCGAGCTGGCCTCGCCGGTGGCGCACATTTGGTTCCTGAAGAGCCTGCCGAGCCGTCTCGGCATGGTGCTCGATATGACGCTGCGCGACATCGAACGCGTGCTCTATTTCGAAGCCTTCGTGGTGATTGAGCCGGGCATGACGCCACTGAGTCGGGGCCAACTGCTCACCGAAGACGATTATCTGGCCAAGGTCGAAGAATACGGTGATGACTTCGATGCGGTGATGGGGGCCGAAGGCATCCGTGAGCTGCTGCGCACGCTGGACATCAATCTCGAGATCGAGAAGCTGCGCGGCGAACTGGAAAGCACCGGCTCCGAAGCCAAAATCAAGAAGTTCTCCAAACGCCTGAAAGTACTCGAAGCCTTCCAGCAATCCGGGATCAAGCCCGAATGGATGATCCTGGAAGTGCTGCCGGTGTTGCCGCCGGACCTGCGTCCGCTGGTGCCGCTGGATGGCGGCCGTTTCGCCACCTCGGATCTGAACGACCTCTATCGTCGGGTCATCAACCGCAACAACCGCCTCAAGCGTCTGCTGGAGCTCAAGGCGCCCGAGATCATCGTGCGTAACGAAAAGCGCATGCTGCAAGAAGCGGTCGATTCGCTGCTCGACAACGGCCGCCGCGGCAAGGCCATGACCGGCGCCAACAAGCGTCCGCTGAAGTCGCTGGCCGACATGATCAAGGGCAAAGGTGGCCGCTTCCGTCAAAACCTGTTGGGTAAGCGCGTCGACTACTCCGGCCGTTCCGTGATCGTGGTCGGGCCGCAACT
Coding sequences:
- the rplL gene encoding 50S ribosomal protein L7/L12; this translates as MAISKEDILEAVGAMTVMELNELVKAFEEKFGVSAAAMAVAAPGAAAAAPAAEEKTEFDVILAAAGDKKVEVIKVVRAATGLGLKEAKDLVDGAPKAVKEGIAKADAEALKKQLEDAGAKVEIK
- the rpoB gene encoding DNA-directed RNA polymerase subunit beta; the protein is MAYSYTEKKRIRKSFAKRKAVLDVPFLLATQIESFAAFLQADTPPELRVNQGLQAAFTSIFPISSHSGNARLEFVQYMLGEPPFDVKECQQRGLTFASPLRARVRLVIMDRDAPKETIKEVKEQEVYMGEIPLMTNTGSFVINGTERVIVSQLHRSPGVFFEHDRGKTHSSGKLLFSARIIPYRGSWLDFEFDPKDYLYFRVDRRRKMPVTILLRAIGMTPEEILETFHDFDDFHLSGESVLFSVVPERLRGEVARFDIIAPDGRLIVARDKRITAKHIRELDQAGISRLAVPEEFLLGRILARNVVDPETGELVARANDEITEELLAKLRDAGVRDIQTLYVNDLDRGAYISQTLRIDETSDQWAAKVAIYRMMRPGEPPTEEAVEALFHGLFYSEERYDLSAVGRMKFNRRAYPEKIDDKAPDWLKRFYQRVGPQGEEGAGTLSNDDILAVIGVLVELRNGRGDIDDIDHLGNRRVRSVGELAENQFRAGLVRVERAVKERLSQAESENLMPHDLINAKPISAAIKEFFGSSQLSQFMDQTNPLSEITHKRRVSALGPGGLTRERAGFEVRDVHPTHYGRVCPIETPEGPNIGLINSLAVYARTNRYGFLETPYRKVIDGKVTDQIDFLSAIEEGQYVIAQANAEVAEDGTLAGELVSCRHKGEFTLATADQVQYMDVAPGQIVSVAASLIPFLEHDDANRALMGANMQRQAVPCLRPEKPLVGTGIERTVAVDSGTAVQALRGGVVDYVDANRIVVRVNDDENVAGQVGVDIYNLIKYSRSNQNTNINQRPIVKVGDVISKGDVIADGASTDLGELALGQNMLVAFMPWNGYNFEDSILISERVVAEDRFTSIHIEELTVVARDTKLGPEEITRDIASLGEAQLSRLDESGIVYIGAEVEAGDVLVGKVTPKGETQLTPEEKLLRAIFGEKASDVKDTSLRVPAGMVGTVIDVQVFTREGIERDKRAQSIIDDMLRSFKTDLADQMRIVERDAFARLRRQLVGQKANGGPKKLAKGSEITDAYLDQLEPYHWFDIRVADEELAAQLEAVREGLEKTHKDFDHAFEIKKKKLTQGDELPPGVQKMVKVYLAVKRRLQPGDKMAGRHGNKGVVSRIVPVEDMPYMEDGTPVDIVLNPLGVPSRMNIGQILETHLGWAAKGLGQKIDRMLRANAAVQEVRSLLEQIYNESGTPENIAALADDEVFELASNLTQGVPFASPVFDGAKEEEISKMLALAGLPESGQVTLYDGRTGEPFERKVTVGYKHVLKLHHLVDDKMHARSTGPYSLVTQQPLGGKAQFGGQRFGEMEVWALEAYGAAYTLQEMLTVKSDDVTGRTKVYENIVKGDHKIDAGMPESFNVLVKEIRSLAIDIDLDRY